A window of the Citrus sinensis cultivar Valencia sweet orange chromosome 9, DVS_A1.0, whole genome shotgun sequence genome harbors these coding sequences:
- the LOC102609170 gene encoding inosine-5'-monophosphate dehydrogenase 2-like, producing the protein MDFSPLPIEDGFSADRLFSQGYSYTYDDVIFLPHYIDFPTDAVSLSTRLTRNIDLSLPCVASPMDTVTEDYMAAAMAALGGIGIVHSNCTAADQARLVVSAKSRRVPIFSSSLDVFKAPDGFINDANDFDGSNYVFVTESGTRRSRILGYVTKSDWENLSDNKVKIFDYMRDCSSNVSVPANYDLGQIDEVLEKNDVDFVVLEKDGERLDVVTREDVERLKGYPNLGKGTVGPDGKWMVGAAIGTRDSDKERLEHLVKAGVNVVVLDSSQGNSSYQIEMIKYAKKTYPELDVIGGNVVTMYQAQNLIEAGVDGLRVGMGSGSICTTQEVCAVGRGQATAVYKVSSIAAQSGVPVIADGGISNSGHIVKALVLGASTVMMGSFLAGSTEAPGAYIYQNGCRVKKYRGMGSLEAMTKGSDQRYLGDKAKLKIAQGVVGAVADKGSVLKFIPYTMQAVKQGFQDLGASSLQSAHDLLRSRTLRLEVRTGAAQVEGGVHGLVSYEKKSF; encoded by the exons ATGGATTTTTCACCCCTGCCGATCGAAGACGGCTTCTCCGCCGATAGACTCTTCAGCCAAGGCTACTCCTACACTTACGACGACGTCATTTTTCTCCCTCACTACATTGACTTCCCGACCGACGCCGTTTCGCTCTCCACGCGCCTCACGCGCAACATCGATCTCTCCCTCCCTTGCGTCGCCTCCCCCATGGACACCGTCACCGAGGATTACATGGCCGCCGCCATGGCCGCGCTCGGTGGTATCGGTATTGTACACTCCAACTGCACGGCCGCCGACCAGGCGCGTCTCGTCGTCTCCGCTAAGTCGCGGCGCGTGCCGATCTTCTCCTCTAGTTTAGATGTTTTTAAAGCGCCTGATGGATTTATTAATGATGCTAATGATTTTGATGGCAGCAACTATGTTTTTGTTACTGAATCTG GCACTAGGAGATCAAGGATTTTGGGTTATGTGACAAAATCTGATTGGGAGAATTTGAGTGAtaataaagtgaaaatatttgattatatgCGTGATTGCAGTTCTAACGTTTCTGTTCCAGCAAATTATGATTTGGGGCAAATCGATGAGGTTTTGGAGAAAAACGACgttgattttgttgttttggagAAGGACGGTGAGAGGCTAGATGTGGTGACGAGGGAGGATGTGGAGAGATTAAAAGGGTATCCGAATTTGGGGAAGGGGACTGTGGGACCTGACGGGAAGTGGATGGTGGGTGCTGCAATTGGGACCAGGGATTCTGATAAGGAGAGGCTAGAGCATTTGGTGAAGGCTGGGGTGAATGTTGTGGTGTTGGATAGTTCTCAAGGGAACTCAAGTTATCAGATTGAGATGATAAAGTATGCGAAGAAGACATATCCTGAGTTGGATGTAATTGGTGGTAATGTTGTGACGATGTATCAAGCTCAGAATTTGATTGAGGCTGGTGTAGACGGATTGAGAGTTGGAATGGGGTCTGGGTCTATTTGTACTACCCAAGAGGTTTGTGCTGTTGGGCGAGGACAG GCAACTGCTGTCTACAAGGTTTCATCTATTGCTGCACAAAGTGGTGTACCTGTCATTGCTGATGGTGGCATTTCAAACTCTGGGCACATTGTTAAGGCTTTGGTTCTTGGGGCATCTACGGTAATGATGGGAAGCTTCTTGGCTGGAAGCACAGAAGCTCCTGGAGCTTATATCTATCAG aATGGTTGTCGGGTCAAAAAATATCGAGGCATGGGCTCTCTAGAAGCAATGACTAAAGGAAGTGACCAAAGATACTTAGGCGATAAAGCTAAATTAAAGATCGCACAGGGTGTGGTTGGAGCCGTTGCAGATAAAGGTTCGGTCTTAAAGTTCATACCATACACAATGCAAGCTGTGAAGCAAGGTTTCCAGGATCTTGGAGCTTCTTCCCTGCAGTCCGCTCATGATCTGTTAAGATCAAGAACTTTAAGGCTGGAG GTCCGAACAGGAGCCGCACAAGTCGAAGGTGGAGTACATGGTCTGGTATCTTATGAAAAGAAATCCTTCTGA
- the LOC102608886 gene encoding extensin, which produces METNRNRKRVCILLLCLTMAATFIPRCDARRSMGLRKKGLRSIIKATKKLKLVKHIDGDPSSNAGPYGVSSPFSLPPYDSLSPFQQPEIAPPFCIYPPGTPQPPSTAIPSPSEFTPIPPLSTPYIPPILPIESPPPSPTGLVPSPPESIPGPNPPEIVPSPPGLVPSPFTYIPSPPGPILSPPYYEPSPPSFTPSPPSSVPSPTGFAPSPPVFEPPVVYPPPTGPPSPKRGPSIALWCVAKPTVPDPIIQEAMNYACASGADCDTIQPSGTCFQPDTVYAHASYAFNSYWQRTKVAGGTCSFGGTAMLVTVDPSHDGCHYMYY; this is translated from the exons ATGGAAACAAACAGAAACCGCAAACGGGTTTGCATTCTTCTGCTTTGTTtaacaatggcagctactttCATCCCTCGTTGCG ATGCAAGAAGATCAATGGGATTAAGAAAGAAAGGGCTCAGATCAATCATCAAGGcaacaaagaaattgaaactgGTGAAGCACATTGACGGTGATCCATCATCCAACGCCGGACCCTACGGTGTGAGCTCACCATTTTCTTTGCCACCCTATGATTCACTATCCCCATTTCAACAACCCGAAATTGCCCCTCCATTTTGCATTTATCCACCTGGTACCCCTCAACCCCCTTCTACAGCCATTCCATCTCCAAGTGAATTCACACCGATACCTCCTCTTTCCACCCCCTATATCCCACCAATTCTTCCCATTGAAAGCCCACCTCCAAGCCCAACAGGCCTTGTTCCGAGCCCGCCGGAATCGATCCCCGGTCCAAATCCACCGGAGATTGTTCCAAGTCCTCCAGGACTAGTACCAAGTCCGTTTACATATATTCCAAGCCCACCAGGGCCCATATTGAGCCCACCTTATTATGAGCCTAGCCCACCAAGTTTCACCCCGAGCCCGCCTTCATCCGTTCCGTCTCCCACCGGGTTTGCCCCAAGCCCCCCGGTGTTTGAACCGCCAGTAGTGTACCCTCCGCCCACAGGGCCGCCGTCTCCAAAAAGAGGGCCGAGTATAGCCCTCTGGTGTGTTGCAAAGCCCACAGTGCCTGACCCAATCATCCAAGAAGCCATGAACTACGCTTGCGCGTCGGGTGCGGATTGTGATACGATCCAGCCTAGTGGGACGTGTTTTCAGCCCGACACTGTTTATGCCCACGCGTCTTACGCCTTCAATAGTTACTGGCAAAGAACTAAGGTTGCTGGTGGCACTTGCTCTTTTGGAGGCACAGCCATGTTAGTCACTGTTGATCCAA GCCATGATGGGTGCCATTATATGTACTACTAA